Proteins encoded within one genomic window of Priestia megaterium:
- a CDS encoding IS3 family transposase, producing MKTKIMYLHRFREKEEVKTAVDHYITFYIKERYQRKLGNLTPKEYREKIT from the coding sequence CTGAAAACAAAAATCATGTATCTTCATCGTTTTCGAGAAAAAGAAGAAGTAAAAACAGCTGTCGATCATTACATAACTTTTTACATTAAAGAACGATATCAACGAAAATTAGGCAACCTTACCCCAAAAGAATATAGGGAGAAGATTACCTAA
- a CDS encoding DDE-type integrase/transposase/recombinase: MEKNDLKLVRVTVQKAVKYQKTEGVILQIDQGIQYISLKYHKILKNHKMIPSMYRKGNCLDTYFYG, from the coding sequence ATCGAAAAAAATGATTTAAAGCTAGTAAGAGTAACCGTTCAGAAAGCAGTTAAATACCAAAAGACGGAGGGAGTTATACTTCAAATTGATCAAGGAATTCAATATATTTCTCTTAAGTATCACAAGATCTTAAAAAATCACAAAATGATTCCAAGTATGTATCGAAAAGGAAACTGTTTAGATACATACTTTTATGGATAA